In Saccharomyces paradoxus chromosome XVI, complete sequence, the genomic stretch GTTTGTTTGCATCTGCATGCTCAGATCAGAATGTTGAAAAGGCTCTTTCGCTTGCTCATGAATTGAAACAAGATAGAGCACTTAATGCTGCCGTTAAGATATCAGAAAGAGCTGAACTGTCCTCTCTTGTTAAAAGAATTAATGATATAAGAGAAGCCAGATATGAACAGCAATTGAAATAGCATGtaaaatacatatataaaaaacaaaCCACGGTTCAAACCACGGTTGTGCATCAATATGGTTTATTTGTTCGAATGCgacaataataaagaaatacgTTGAACATGATCTGAGTTGGGAGCGACATCTTTGAGAATTTTCGCGAAAggaaaaagtgaaaaaatatgaaaaaaaaaatagtgaTGACATTTTATAGATGAGCATCACTTAAACAGTGTAACACCAGGTCCTGTGCGGCAAATATTCGAATAAGCATCAATTCAAAGTTCCctatcttttctttagcgttccaaaataatataaagacaagaaaatgTCAGATGTTACCCAacagaaaaagaggaagagatCCAGAGAAGAAGTCGATCGGTCAAGACCCACAGCAGACGAAGAAATTACAGATCCATCCTCGAATGAAGATGAACAATCAGAAGTTGccgatgaagaagatgcaTTGgaatctgaagaagaattcgAGGGAGAAAATCCAGCcgataaaagaagaaggctAGCAAAACAATATCTAGAGAATCTGAAAAGCGAAGCTAATGACATTTTAACTGACGATAGAAgtactgaagaaaaagactcAAAGCATCTTAAGGAAAGAACGATCGATGAATACAATAACTTTGACGCTGGTGATTTAGATAAGGATATCATTGCATCTAGGTTGAAAGAAGACGTCGCTGAACAGCAAGGCCGGGTCTTCAGATATTTTGCTGATAAACTTCTAATATCTGAAGCCAAAAAGAGCTTTACCAGGGTGGGGGAAAATAATCTTACTTGCATTAGTTGTTTCCAACCAGTTTTAAGCAAATATACTTTTGAGGAATCATCTAATGGCGATAAGAACAAAGGTAGGTTGTTTGCTTATACAGTTAGCAAAGACTTACAACTTACAAAATATGACATCACCAACTTTAGTCAAAGACCAAAGAAGCTAAAATACGCTAAAGGCGGAGCAAAATATATACCTACGAGCAAGCACGAATATGAGAATACCACAGAAGGTCATTATGACGAAATTTTGACTGTAGCAGCTTCGCCAGATGGGAAATATGTTGTCACAGGTGGAAAGGATAGGAAGTTGATTGTTTGGAGTACAGAATCTTTGTCACCCGTTAAGGTTATTCCAACAAAGGACCGCCGAGGAGAAGTTTTATCATTGGctttcagaaaaaattctGATCAGTTATATGCATCCTGCGCAGATTTCAAGATAAGAACATATTCAATAAATCAATTTTCCCAATTAGAGATTCTTTATGGGCATCATGATATAGTAGAAGACATATCCACTTTGGCGATGGAAAGGTGTGTTACCGTTGGCGCCCGTGATAGAACAGCTATGCTTTGGAAGATTCCAGATGAGACCAGATTAACATTTAGAGGTGGTGATGAACCTCAAAAATTACTGAAGAGATGGATGAAAGAAAACGCTAAGGAGAGAGAAAATGGGGAAGTCGAGTATCCCGATGAATCAGAAGCGCCTTTGTTTTTCTGTGAAGGTAGTATTGACGTTGTGAGTATGGTGGATGATTCTCATTTTATAACAGGCTCCGACAACGGTAATATATGTTTATGGTCTCTGgcgaagaaaaaacctATCTTTACCGAAAGAATTGCCCATGGTATTTTACCTGAACCCTCTTTAAATGACATTTCGGGGGAGACCGATGAAGAATTAAGGAAAAGACAGTTGCAGGGTAAGAATTTATTACAGCCATTTTGGATCACATCTCTTTACGCTATTCCGTATTCGAATGTATTCATATCAGGATCATGGAGTGGATCGCTAAAAGTTTGGAAAATTGGTGATAATCTCAGATCGTTTGAACTACTAGGTGAATTATTTGGCGCTAAAGGTGTTGTCACCAAGATTCAAGCTGTAGAAAGTGGTAAACACGGTAAAGAGAAGTTCCGTATTTTGGCCAGCGTAGCTAAAGAACACAGACTTGGTAGATGGATTGCGAATGTTCCAGGTGCCAGGAATGGTATATATTCAGCCGTCATTGATCAAACAGGCTTTTAGATTGTTGATATTGTCGCAAGTTTCCATTCCCTTTCCATTCTCTTAGAGGACACAAGGTGGCACCAGCTTCCAATTATGAAGGTATCGAGTATATAGAAACAAGCATATAGAAATGAAATGTATCTTTTGTAGAATAtctaagaaaaagaaaagtagtAGACGTATTTCAGTCTTATTGGTACTTTTGGAAAGTTTTTCATCGTTACACATCTTTAGTTTAGCAATGGCATTCTCTTCCACAAAAGCATGTTAGATACGACGGAAAACGATTAAGGAGTTCCTTGACGAGAAAACAACGttaatatttatttctCATTGGAACCGCGGCTGGATTGAAGAATTGTAACCCTGAAATGGAAACAAACAGGCTGAACCCGAAACGTGACGGAATCGCTTAAAGAAGTTACAGAACCTGTTgtaatgaaattctaatatcatctatttagtagcACTCACGCTACTACTATAgtatcacatgcggtgtaagaggatggcataaagattgagaaacagtcatccaatctaatgggAGCagaaatgcaaggattgataatgtaataggataatgaatgacaacatataaaaagaaagaagataaggtaaTAATACTctgtagaactatcgaatcccttttgtggattcctatatcctcgaggagaacttctagtatattctatatacctaatattatagcctttagtaacaatggaatcccaacaattatctaattattcgCCCGATTCTCAGAACCAATTTTTATCTCattatccacatttttGTCACAGGGTAGATCAATATCGGAAAAATAACTTAGATGTGAAGTACAATTTCTGGATGAAAGATTGTCGTTATTTCTGACTCCATGGCCAAGTTGGTTAAGGCGTGCGACTGTTAATCGCAAGATCGTGAGTTCAACCCTCACTGGGGtcgtttattttttattaatgCAGCGCTTTACTCAAAATGAGTTTAAAGCAACAAACACCAAGTGGTTTACATATTATTATGGTATATAAAGTACCAAATGATGAAATGAATTTGTTTTGTGTCTATGATAGAAATGCAGAAtataaatttaaaaagatgaataataaataaacaaaggaaaaagaatcTAGTATTGCGACACTTCCGTTCAATGTACTAGCCGTGAAttatgaagaaattcattCATGCTTCTTTTGCGTGATGTAGGTTATGATTACTTGTTTTTTCGTTTTGGCCACTTACTGTAGCTGATGACAACGAAGAGTTTTGGCTGTCCTCAGTAGGGTTTGTTTCAGAAGCAGAATTAGCGCCATTGCATGTAGTATGAAGGGCATCAGTATCTACCCCCCACTGGTAATAATCTCTTCTAACTTCCACGTAATCATAAGCGAATTCGCCTATTTGATCTTCATCCAACCCTAATGCTTCGGCTTCCTCTGTGACTCTTAACTGGACACCCGGAATTTTGCCTAATACAAAGCAAATGATGGCTGTTACCACAGCACAGTAGCCCGCAGAAGCACCGATATAGGCAATTTGAATGTACATTTGTTTCCAGTTATGCGTTAACCAACCACCCTTATGTTTTGTAGTACCATCCATCCCAATAACCCAATCAGCTGCAAATAGAGCGTTAAAAATTAATCCTACCACGCCAGCGATACCGTGTTCTGCTAATAAATCCAAGGAATCATCCACTTTCAagtaatattttatttttgttgcAAAATTACAAACAACACCTGCTATTATACCTTGGATCAAAGAACCATAAAGAGTAATACAACCGGAGCTAGGTGTGGCAGCAACTAAGCCACAGATAATGCCGGAGCATAACCCAACAGTGgaccatttcttttcagaaCGATAATCTAACAAACACCACGTCATTCCACCCGTGGTGGCGCTGAGGCAGGTGTTCATGAACGCGTATACGGATCTCATATTTGGCGACAGTGAGCTTGCTGCATTGAACAGCAACCAACCAAACCACAGTATACAAGTTCCCAAAGTCACCATGGAAACGTTATGTGGTCTAAAGTTGATCAGgagattttcttttcttcttcctaGAAAATAAGAGTAAACAAAACCAGCCACAGCACTCAGGATTTCAATATTTCCACCGCCAGCCCAGTCTAATACCCCCCATTGGAAGGCCCACCCACCTGGTGCCCAAATCCAATAAGTGATAGGACAGTAAACCAAAGTCgcaaaaacaaaaagaaaaaccatATGTGGAAAAAGCTTACCTCTTTCCGCGGTGGCACCCGCTATAATACTCAATGCGACACACATGAAcatcatttgaaaaatggcatAAATCAGTTCAGGATATGTAGAATCATCCGAAATTTTACCATAGACGTTTCTAAACCCAAATGAATCTAAGTTCCCGATGAATTTGTTATTCGTCGCAGTCTTAGAGAAAGCTAATGAATAGCCCCAAAAATACCATTGTAGCATACCGACTAAGGTAGCCATTATCACTACCCAAATTAAAGCCAGAGCAGACTTTCTTCTTGCCAAACCAGAATAAAGAAAGCCCAGCCCTGGTACCATAAAGAAAACTAGGGCGGCACCTAAGATCATAAAAGCGACTGTAGAACTATCATATGTCTCTGTCCATAGATGTCCGTCTCCTCGAGTCATGTGAACTCTAAATCTATATGTTTCTATTGTatcttctaaaaaaaatgtcttcGCCCTTTACAAATCAATTCCGAAAGTGATTGGACCCTTAACTAGCCTGCATTGATTGTAATAGACAATCAAAGAAccaaaggaaagaagaagcgACTGAAAGCAAGCGGCTATCAGATTCAAAAGCACAGAACCTTATTCTACAAGAGAGAAAAGGGAGAAGATATCTATCAAATTGATGCGATAAGATACGATaagacaagaagaaggaaagtCCGTGCTGCATATCAGCATATCAAATCTGCTAAAAGATACAACTTTaacatttatatataacatCTAAAATATACCATCTGGTACCTTAGCTGAAAAGGGCCATAGCGTGGACAGCGAGGGAAAACCTCGAGATGAAAAgaccatttttgaaaaactacaAAATAACTCGCCCGCCTTATCGCGGGCAAACCAGCTGCGAGAGATAAGGATTTGGCGTTTTGATAAGGTGGAGATGTTTCTCCGCCGCGCGGCACTTTTCGCCGGAACCGGAATTGGCTATAGGGAGGTCGAGAAAGTGTCAGTAAATAGTGGAGTGACAGAAACGGACtgtcttctcttttttttcttgtttgttCCATCTAAATGCAATACATACTCCTAAATACGTATATATGCATGCATGCTTTTGCACAGTTTTTCtagtttctctttttaCGTTGATCGCTGGTATATTCCTTCACAAAATTCCTTTTGGATTCAACGTCTAATTTCCGTGAGACAAGTTTATATTTGTCGCCACCGTTTAGTGCAACACGCAATTCCTCTAAATTATCTGAGAGTACTTGTGGCTCGTTGATCTTGCATTTAACATGGACGCCCTTGCTCAAAAATCTCGATAAATATTCCATGTTGGAGATGGGCAATGTGGTGATGGCAGTTTTATTAGTTTTGATTTGGATGGTCTGCagttcaaattttttacttttaaCCATTATGGGGTTCATTGTAGCCACTGAAGGGTCTATGAATTGCTCGAGTTTTCTTCCGGTTATATTGAACGGTAAAACGCTTTTACCATTACATGAGGTACCCTCGGCAAACATAAAATTTACGGTATTGCCCAATTGGGATAGCTCTGCTACCTCGTACCCATACAGCTTGATATCCAACCCACCGGAGAGAATGAATTTAATGAACTCTGTTATGGAAACTTTGTATACAATGTCGTTGGATGGCACCAACAACGAAACAGGTCCCTGAGCCAATAACACTACTGAAAAGGCATCCAAAGGTGAGGTGCAATTGCAAATATAAAGCTTGCCCTTCTGTGGGTAATGCTTGGATTTCTTCATGTCACGTTTCTTGATTCCTTGCACCGTAATTTCTTCCTTCcaattaaataaaaacttCAGTATTAGACCCAGTAAGTTGTTCTGGCCAGTTAGAAGGtatatcaaaatcaatgGTAGCATTATAATGGTCTTCACTCCC encodes the following:
- the RRP9 gene encoding ribosomal RNA-processing protein RRP9 (Protein involved in pre-rRNA processing~similar to YPR137W), with translation MSDVTQQKKRKRSREEVDRSRPTADEEITDPSSNEDEQSEVADEEDALESEEEFEGENPADKRRRLAKQYLENLKSEANDILTDDRSTEEKDSKHLKERTIDEYNNFDAGDLDKDIIASRLKEDVAEQQGRVFRYFADKLLISEAKKSFTRVGENNLTCISCFQPVLSKYTFEESSNGDKNKGRLFAYTVSKDLQLTKYDITNFSQRPKKLKYAKGGAKYIPTSKHEYENTTEGHYDEILTVAASPDGKYVVTGGKDRKLIVWSTESLSPVKVIPTKDRRGEVLSLAFRKNSDQLYASCADFKIRTYSINQFSQLEILYGHHDIVEDISTLAMERCVTVGARDRTAMLWKIPDETRLTFRGGDEPQKLLKRWMKENAKERENGEVEYPDESEAPLFFCEGSIDVVSMVDDSHFITGSDNGNICLWSLAKKKPIFTERIAHGILPEPSLNDISGETDEELRKRQLQGKNLLQPFWITSLYAIPYSNVFISGSWSGSLKVWKIGDNLRSFELLGELFGAKGVVTKIQAVESGKHGKEKFRILASVAKEHRLGRWIANVPGARNGIYSAVIDQTGF
- the MEP3 gene encoding ammonium permease MEP3 (Ammonium permease of high capacity and low affinity~similar to YPR138C); protein product: MTRGDGHLWTETYDSSTVAFMILGAALVFFMVPGLGFLYSGLARRKSALALIWVVIMATLVGMLQWYFWGYSLAFSKTATNNKFIGNLDSFGFRNVYGKISDDSTYPELIYAIFQMMFMCVALSIIAGATAERGKLFPHMVFLFVFATLVYCPITYWIWAPGGWAFQWGVLDWAGGGNIEILSAVAGFVYSYFLGRRKENLLINFRPHNVSMVTLGTCILWFGWLLFNAASSLSPNMRSVYAFMNTCLSATTGGMTWCLLDYRSEKKWSTVGLCSGIICGLVAATPSSGCITLYGSLIQGIIAGVVCNFATKIKYYLKVDDSLDLLAEHGIAGVVGLIFNALFAADWVIGMDGTTKHKGGWLTHNWKQMYIQIAYIGASAGYCAVVTAIICFVLGKIPGVQLRVTEEAEALGLDEDQIGEFAYDYVEVRRDYYQWGVDTDALHTTCNGANSASETNPTEDSQNSSLSSATVSGQNEKTSNHNLHHAKEA
- the LOA1 gene encoding lysophosphatidic acid acyltransferase LOA1 (Lysophosphatidic acid acyltransferase~similar to YPR139C); this encodes MEKYTNWRDNGTGIAPFLPNTIRKPSRVMTACLLSILGVKTIIMLPLILIYLLTGQNNLLGLILKFLFNWKEEITVQGIKKRDMKKSKHYPQKGKLYICNCTSPLDAFSVVLLAQGPVSLLVPSNDIVYKVSITEFIKFILSGGLDIKLYGYEVAELSQLGNTVNFMFAEGTSCNGKSVLPFNITGRKLEQFIDPSVATMNPIMVKSKKFELQTIQIKTNKTAITTLPISNMEYLSRFLSKGVHVKCKINEPQVLSDNLEELRVALNGGDKYKLVSRKLDVESKRNFVKEYTSDQRKKRN